Proteins from a single region of Trichoderma asperellum chromosome 3, complete sequence:
- a CDS encoding uncharacterized protein (TransMembrane:1 (i12-35o)~MEROPS:MER0033244) produces the protein MGIPLHPILRASIWVAAAPLAFYVALLGLGVVPFFQRHFLYAHTINSLWWSDINAPEGWGFAKNQVTPFQLQTPDGETIYAWHIMPLPLYLQHEAAVSTQKLGLCNNFTQTESFRLLASDPEARLIISFHGNAGHIAQNERPNSYHTLTDTSSYHVLAVDYRGFGHSTGVPNENGLILDAATVVDWAINVAKIPPSRIVLLGHSLGTAVASGVAERYALQGVEFAGIVLVAAFSDLASMLSGYRFGGLVPALGPFAMWPAFQRLLERYIVDKWHSANRLANIVRHTRSRLRISLVHAYNDMDIPWTEDNKLFHAAASETLGILDDDEFNSWKESNTVRTSEKSFVTTWKTGENIIIRQELFPWGGHNEILSFAPVSLAIIRAFNLEGTAYD, from the exons ATGGGAATTCCTTTACATCCTATTCTTCGAGCATCCATCTGGGTGGCTGCCGCGCCATTGGCGTTCTATGTTGCTCTCCTAGGGCTAGGAGTGGTTCCTTTCTTCCAGAGACA TTTCCTGTATGCTCATACCATCAATTCACTATGGTGGTCAGATATTAATGCCCCAGAGGGTTGGGGGTTTGCCA AAAACCAAGTGACTCCATTTCAGCTACAGACTCCTGATGGAGAGACAATCTACGCTTGGCATATTATGCCACTGCCTCTCTATCTGCAGCACGAAGCCGCAGTTTCAACTCAAAAACTTGGCCTCTGTAATAATTTCACCCAAACCGAATCGTTCCGCTTGCTAGCGAGCGATCCAGAAGCGAGGCTCATCATATCCT TTCATGGG AATGCTGGCCACATCGCCCAAAATGAGCGACCAAATAGCTACCATACCTTGACTGATACCTCATCATACCACGTTTTAGCCGTTGACTACCGCGGTTTTGGTCATTCCACAGGCGTTCCCAACGAAAATGGCCTAATTCTAGATGCTGCCACCGTTGTCGATTGGGCAATCAACGTGGCAAAGATTCCTCCAAGCAGAATCGTCTTGCTAGGCCATAGTCTTGGAACCGCCGTTGCCAGTGGTGTCGCCGAACGGTATGCTCTCCAAGGTGTTGAATTTGCAGGCATCGTTCTGGTTGCAGCATTCAGTGACTTGGCCAGTATGCTGAGTGGTTATCGCTTCGGAGGCCTTGTGCCTGCTCTCGGGCCATTTGCGATGTGGCCGGCTTTTCAGCGACTTCTGGAAAGGTACATTGTAGACAAATGGCATTCAGCTAACAGACTTGCAAATATTGTACGCCACACCAGAAGCAGGCTAAGGATTAGCTTGGTACATGCATACAATGATATGGATATCCCGTGGACTGAGGATAATAAGCTATTCCATGCTGCCGCGAGCGAGACGTTAGGGatccttgatgatgatgaattcaACTCTTGGAAAGAGTCGAACACGGTTCGGACCAGTGAGAAATCATTCGTCACCACATGGAAAACAGGTGAAAATATAATCATTCGTCAAGAGCTCTTCCCTTGGGGCG GGCATAATGAAATTTTGAGCTTTGCGCCTGTTAGCTTGGCAATTATAAGGGCTTTTAACCTCGAAGGCACAGCCTACGATTGA